From the Streptomyces pluripotens genome, one window contains:
- a CDS encoding cytochrome b: MSTQANEQPRSRGKAPAGERVADWADGRLGIYSLAKANMRKIFPDHWSFMLGEVCMYSFIIIILTGVYLTLFFHPSMNEVEYHGSYVPLQGQLMSEAFSSTLHISFDVRGGLLMRQIHHWAALIFLAGMFAHMMRVFFTGAFRKPREINWLFGFLLFVLGMFTGFTGYSLPDDLLSGTGVRFMEGAILSVPIVGTYLSFFLFGGQFPGHDFVARFYSIHILLLPGIMLGLMVGHLILVFYHKHTQFAGPGKTEKNVVGMPLLPVYMAKAGGFFFLVFGVIAAIAAIAQINPIWAMGPYRPDQVSTGAQPDWYMGFSEGLIRFMPGWEINFWGHTLVLGVFIPLVIFPLVLVAIAVYPFIESWVTGDKREHHILDRPRNAPTRTAFGVAWMTIYLTLLIGGGNDLWATHFHLSINAVTWFVRIFVFVGPVIAFLATKRICLGLQRRDRDKVLHGRETGIIKRLPHGEFIEVHEPLSQEQLHTLTAHEQYQPAEIGPTVDENGVERKVKAGEKLRVKLSTAYYGEDNQIPKPTADEYKEIASGHGHH, encoded by the coding sequence ATGAGTACGCAAGCGAACGAACAGCCCCGCTCTCGCGGGAAGGCACCGGCCGGCGAGCGAGTCGCCGACTGGGCCGACGGCCGGCTCGGGATCTACTCCCTGGCCAAGGCGAACATGCGCAAGATCTTCCCCGACCACTGGTCGTTCATGTTGGGCGAAGTGTGCATGTACAGCTTCATCATCATCATCTTGACGGGTGTCTATCTGACGCTGTTCTTCCACCCGTCGATGAACGAGGTGGAGTACCACGGCAGCTACGTCCCGCTGCAGGGACAGCTGATGTCCGAGGCGTTCAGCTCGACCCTGCACATCTCCTTCGACGTGCGCGGTGGTCTGCTCATGCGGCAGATCCACCACTGGGCTGCGCTGATCTTCCTCGCCGGCATGTTCGCGCACATGATGCGCGTGTTCTTCACCGGTGCCTTCCGCAAGCCGCGTGAGATCAACTGGCTGTTCGGCTTCCTGCTGTTCGTCCTGGGCATGTTCACCGGTTTCACCGGTTACTCGCTCCCGGACGACCTGCTCTCCGGCACCGGTGTCCGCTTCATGGAGGGTGCGATCCTGTCCGTGCCGATCGTCGGCACGTACCTGTCGTTCTTCCTCTTCGGCGGTCAGTTCCCCGGCCACGACTTCGTCGCCCGGTTCTACTCGATCCACATCCTGCTGCTGCCGGGCATCATGCTCGGCCTGATGGTGGGGCACCTGATCCTGGTCTTCTACCACAAGCACACGCAGTTCGCGGGTCCCGGAAAGACCGAGAAGAACGTCGTCGGCATGCCGCTGCTGCCGGTCTACATGGCCAAGGCCGGAGGCTTCTTCTTCCTGGTCTTCGGTGTCATCGCGGCCATCGCGGCCATTGCCCAGATCAACCCGATCTGGGCCATGGGCCCGTACCGTCCGGACCAGGTGTCCACCGGCGCCCAGCCGGACTGGTACATGGGCTTCTCCGAGGGCCTGATCCGCTTCATGCCGGGCTGGGAGATCAACTTCTGGGGCCACACGCTCGTCCTGGGCGTGTTCATCCCGCTGGTGATCTTCCCGCTGGTCCTGGTGGCGATCGCGGTCTACCCGTTCATCGAGTCCTGGGTCACCGGCGACAAGCGCGAGCACCACATCCTGGACCGTCCGCGCAACGCCCCGACCCGTACCGCGTTCGGCGTCGCCTGGATGACGATCTACCTGACCCTGCTGATCGGTGGTGGCAACGACCTGTGGGCCACGCACTTCCACCTGTCGATCAACGCGGTCACCTGGTTCGTCCGGATCTTCGTCTTCGTCGGACCGGTCATCGCCTTCCTCGCCACCAAGCGGATCTGCCTCGGCCTGCAGCGCCGGGACCGCGACAAGGTGCTGCACGGTCGTGAGACCGGCATCATCAAGCGGTTGCCGCACGGTGAGTTCATCGAGGTGCACGAGCCGCTCAGCCAGGAGCAGCTGCACACGCTCACCGCGCACGAGCAGTACCAGCCGGCGGAGATCGGCCCGACGGTCGACGAGAACGGTGTCGAGCGCAAGGTGAAGGCCGGGGAGAAGCTGCGCGTGAAGCTCTCCACCGCCTACTACGGCGAGGACAACCAGATCCCGAAGCCGACCGCCGACGAGTACAAGGAGATCGCGAGCGGCCACGGCCACCACTGA
- a CDS encoding ubiquinol-cytochrome c reductase iron-sulfur subunit has protein sequence MSSQDIPEENLPAEQDADKGAHGAVSVADEVHPFADPGLPPHEHRIQDIDERAAQRSERTVALLFTVSMLATIGFIASYVAIPHDKSIFVFPLGHINALNFALGLTLGAALFCIGAGAVHWARTLMSDAEVADDRHPIEASPEVRAKVHADFREGAKESAIGRRKLIRNTMFGALALVPLSGVMLLRDLGPLPGTSLRHTLWAKGKRLVNMNTNQPLRPEDVAVGSLTFAKPDGLEETNEDFQTEIAKAALMIVRLQPGNIKDKRELEWSHEGIVAYSKICTHVGCPISLYEQQTHHVLCPCHQSTFDLSDGARVIFGPAGHALPQLRIGVDSEGYLQALGDFEEPVGPAFWERG, from the coding sequence ATGAGTAGCCAAGACATTCCAGAAGAGAACCTGCCCGCTGAGCAGGACGCCGACAAGGGCGCGCACGGCGCGGTCTCGGTCGCGGACGAGGTGCACCCGTTCGCTGACCCGGGGCTGCCGCCGCACGAGCACCGGATCCAGGACATCGACGAGCGGGCCGCCCAGCGCTCCGAGCGCACGGTCGCCCTGCTGTTCACCGTGTCGATGCTGGCCACCATCGGCTTCATCGCCTCGTACGTGGCGATCCCGCACGACAAGTCGATCTTCGTCTTCCCCCTCGGGCACATCAACGCGCTGAACTTCGCGTTGGGCCTGACCCTGGGAGCGGCGCTGTTCTGCATCGGTGCGGGCGCGGTCCACTGGGCCCGCACCCTGATGTCCGACGCGGAGGTCGCGGACGACCGCCACCCGATCGAGGCCTCGCCCGAGGTTCGCGCGAAGGTCCACGCGGACTTCCGTGAGGGTGCCAAGGAGTCGGCGATCGGCCGCCGCAAGCTGATCCGCAACACGATGTTCGGCGCGCTCGCCCTGGTGCCGCTCTCCGGCGTCATGCTGCTGCGTGACCTGGGTCCGCTGCCCGGCACCTCGCTCCGCCACACGCTGTGGGCCAAGGGCAAGCGCCTGGTCAACATGAACACGAACCAGCCGCTGCGGCCCGAGGACGTCGCCGTCGGCTCGCTCACCTTCGCCAAGCCCGATGGCCTGGAGGAGACGAACGAGGACTTCCAGACGGAGATCGCCAAGGCCGCCCTGATGATCGTCCGGCTGCAGCCGGGCAACATCAAGGACAAGCGCGAGCTGGAGTGGTCGCACGAGGGCATCGTCGCGTACTCGAAGATCTGCACCCACGTCGGATGCCCGATCTCGCTGTACGAGCAGCAGACGCACCATGTGCTGTGCCCGTGCCACCAGTCCACCTTCGACCTCTCCGACGGTGCCCGAGTGATCTTCGGCCCCGCCGGTCACGCCCTGCCGCAGCTGCGCATCGGCGTGGACAGCGAGGGTTACCTCCAGGCGCTCGGCGACTTCGAGGAGCCCGTCGGTCCTGCATTCTGGGAGCGCGGATGA
- a CDS encoding c-type cytochrome, translated as MKKLSARRRHPLAAVVVLLLALAATGGLYAAFAPATKAQADETSQSLTIKEGKKLYEVGCASCHGTGGQGSSDGPSLVGVGAAAVDFQVGTGRMPAATSQGAQVPRKKPVYTQTQIDQLAAYVASLGAGPSVPTKEQYGPNGADIAKGGELFRTNCAQCHNFTGKGGALTKGKFAPTLEGVDPKHIYEAMLTGPQNMPSFPDTTMSAKNKKDIIAYLHAVDSSDTTNPGGMELGGLGPVSEGLFAWIFGLGALIAVAVWVAARTAKAKKS; from the coding sequence GTGAAAAAGCTCTCCGCACGACGACGCCATCCGCTGGCGGCGGTCGTCGTCCTACTCCTCGCGCTGGCGGCCACTGGGGGGCTGTACGCCGCGTTCGCGCCGGCGACCAAGGCGCAGGCCGATGAAACCTCCCAGTCCCTGACCATCAAGGAGGGCAAGAAGCTCTACGAGGTCGGTTGCGCCAGCTGCCACGGCACCGGTGGCCAGGGCTCCTCCGACGGACCGAGCCTGGTCGGTGTCGGCGCCGCGGCCGTCGACTTCCAGGTCGGCACCGGCCGTATGCCGGCCGCCACCTCGCAGGGCGCCCAGGTCCCGCGCAAGAAGCCCGTCTACACCCAGACGCAGATCGACCAGCTCGCCGCGTACGTCGCCTCGCTGGGCGCCGGCCCCAGCGTGCCGACCAAGGAGCAGTACGGCCCGAATGGTGCCGACATCGCCAAGGGCGGCGAACTGTTCCGCACCAACTGCGCGCAGTGCCACAACTTCACCGGCAAGGGCGGTGCCCTCACCAAGGGCAAGTTCGCGCCGACCCTTGAGGGCGTCGACCCCAAGCACATCTACGAGGCCATGCTGACCGGCCCGCAGAACATGCCCTCCTTCCCCGACACCACGATGTCGGCGAAGAACAAGAAGGACATCATCGCGTACCTGCACGCGGTCGACAGCAGTGACACGACGAACCCCGGCGGCATGGAGCTGGGCGGCCTCGGGCCGGTCAGCGAGGGCCTGTTCGCCTGGATCTTCGGGCTCGGCGCGCTGATCGCCGTCGCCGTCTGGGTCGCCGCTCGGACCGCAAAGGCCAAGAAGTCATGA
- a CDS encoding cytochrome c oxidase subunit 3 — translation MSVVATATTVETGHAHPSVNRPNLTSVGTIIWLSSELMFFAALFAMYFTLRSVTGPAHWKEMASALNVPFSATNTTILVLSSLTCQLGVFAAERGDVKKLRGWFILTFIMGAIFIGGQIYEYTSLVKEDGISLSSDPYGSVFYLTTGFHGLHVTGGLIAFLLVLGRTYAAKRFTHEQATAAIVVSYYWHFVDVVWIGLFATIYLIK, via the coding sequence ATGTCGGTCGTGGCGACAGCAACGACAGTAGAAACCGGGCACGCGCACCCGTCGGTCAATCGGCCGAACCTCACCAGCGTCGGAACCATCATCTGGCTGAGTTCCGAGCTGATGTTCTTCGCGGCCCTCTTCGCGATGTACTTCACCCTCCGGTCGGTGACCGGACCGGCTCACTGGAAGGAGATGGCGAGCGCCCTCAACGTTCCCTTCTCCGCGACGAACACCACGATCCTGGTGCTCTCCTCGCTCACCTGCCAGCTCGGCGTGTTCGCCGCGGAGCGTGGCGATGTGAAGAAGCTCCGTGGCTGGTTCATCCTCACCTTCATCATGGGTGCGATCTTCATCGGCGGTCAGATCTACGAGTACACGAGCCTGGTGAAGGAGGACGGCATCTCGCTCTCCTCGGACCCGTACGGCTCGGTGTTCTACCTGACCACCGGCTTCCACGGCCTGCACGTGACGGGCGGTCTCATCGCCTTCCTGCTGGTCCTCGGCCGCACCTACGCGGCGAAGAGGTTCACGCATGAGCAGGCGACCGCCGCCATCGTCGTGTCCTACTACTGGCACTTCGTCGATGTCGTCTGGATCGGCCTCTTCGCCACGATCTACCTGATCAAGTAG
- a CDS encoding response regulator transcription factor produces the protein MQPTATVLVYSDDSNTREQVRLAVGRRPAADVPPVEFVECATPGAVVRELDNGGIDVCVLDGEAVPMGGMGVCRQIKDEVFNCPPVLLLMGRPQDAWLATWSRADAAVTLPVDPEEFASALAALLRRKRLVNV, from the coding sequence ATGCAGCCGACCGCCACGGTGCTGGTCTACAGCGACGACTCCAACACCCGCGAGCAGGTACGGCTGGCCGTCGGCCGCAGGCCGGCCGCTGACGTGCCCCCGGTCGAGTTCGTGGAATGCGCGACGCCCGGGGCGGTCGTCCGGGAACTGGACAACGGCGGCATCGACGTCTGCGTGTTGGACGGCGAGGCCGTCCCCATGGGGGGCATGGGGGTGTGCCGGCAGATCAAGGACGAGGTGTTCAACTGCCCGCCGGTGCTGCTGCTGATGGGCCGCCCGCAGGACGCCTGGCTGGCCACCTGGAGCCGGGCCGACGCTGCGGTCACCCTGCCGGTGGATCCCGAGGAGTTCGCCTCTGCACTGGCGGCCCTGCTGCGCCGGAAGCGATTGGTGAACGTCTAG
- a CDS encoding L,D-transpeptidase, with amino-acid sequence MNHIPRTRTVVSCTLLVTALGAGVTACGSDGNPLSTKPYDAAGMISFSGPIGAGKPADPDKPLEVTAKSGEGRITDVTARDSTGRYVAGELAADGSRWHSTSPLAANAHYTVTVSTEDEDGAPGRKVLTFDTSKPTSKKRLTVTFGPDAGAYGVGQPITAQLDQEIKDKAQRAVVERALRVDSTPAVQGSWYWVNGKELHYRPKEYWPAHATIQVHSNLDGLKINDRLWGGKSKPLKITTGDRIEAVTDASAHELSFYKNGKDINDIPVTTGKPGYETRNGVKVVLGKQYFVRMRSSTVGIAAGSSDSYDLPVYYATRVTWSGEYVHAAPWSVGSQGYANVSHGCTGMSTGNAEWFFDHIHEGDIVKVVNSNGDDMEPFGNGFGDWNVDWKDWLAGSALTNGTSVGQPPGDVVRLQPVAL; translated from the coding sequence ATGAACCACATTCCGCGGACCCGCACCGTCGTCAGCTGTACCCTGCTGGTGACCGCCCTCGGCGCGGGCGTCACAGCTTGCGGTTCGGACGGCAACCCTCTGTCGACCAAGCCGTACGACGCAGCGGGCATGATCTCCTTCAGCGGCCCCATCGGTGCAGGCAAGCCGGCCGACCCGGACAAGCCCCTGGAGGTCACCGCCAAGAGCGGTGAGGGCCGCATCACGGACGTCACCGCCCGGGACTCCACAGGGCGCTACGTGGCGGGCGAACTCGCCGCCGACGGCAGCCGGTGGCACAGCACCTCCCCGCTGGCCGCCAACGCCCACTACACGGTCACGGTCAGCACCGAGGACGAGGACGGCGCGCCCGGCCGCAAGGTTCTCACCTTCGACACCAGCAAACCCACGAGCAAGAAGCGGCTGACCGTCACGTTCGGGCCGGACGCGGGCGCATACGGTGTGGGACAGCCCATCACCGCCCAACTCGACCAGGAAATCAAGGACAAGGCTCAGCGCGCCGTCGTGGAGCGCGCCCTCCGGGTGGATTCCACGCCAGCCGTGCAGGGGTCCTGGTACTGGGTGAACGGCAAGGAACTCCACTACCGCCCCAAGGAGTACTGGCCCGCCCACGCCACCATCCAGGTGCACAGCAACCTGGACGGCCTCAAGATCAACGACCGGCTGTGGGGCGGCAAGTCCAAGCCCCTGAAGATCACCACAGGCGACCGGATCGAGGCCGTCACGGACGCCTCCGCGCACGAGCTGTCGTTCTACAAGAACGGCAAGGACATCAACGACATCCCCGTCACCACCGGCAAACCGGGCTACGAGACCCGCAACGGCGTCAAGGTCGTCCTCGGCAAGCAGTACTTCGTACGCATGCGCAGCTCCACGGTGGGCATCGCGGCCGGCAGTTCGGACTCCTACGACCTGCCGGTCTACTACGCGACCAGGGTCACCTGGTCGGGCGAGTACGTGCACGCCGCACCCTGGTCCGTGGGATCCCAGGGCTACGCCAACGTCAGCCACGGCTGTACGGGCATGAGTACCGGCAACGCCGAGTGGTTCTTCGACCACATCCACGAGGGCGACATCGTCAAGGTCGTCAATTCCAACGGTGACGACATGGAGCCCTTCGGCAACGGTTTCGGCGACTGGAACGTCGACTGGAAGGACTGGCTTGCGGGCAGCGCTCTGACGAACGGCACGTCGGTTGGCCAGCCACCGGGAGACGTGGTACGCCTCCAACCGGTGGCGCTGTGA
- a CDS encoding cytochrome c oxidase subunit 4 — protein sequence MKIQGRMFVWLSFFILIMAVVYGVWSKEPAGTTALFLAFGLSIMIGFYLGFTARRVDAGAQDNKEADVADDAGELGFFSPHSWQPLALGVGGALAFLGVAVGWWLLYFSAPIILIGLFGWVFEYYHGENRTQ from the coding sequence GTGAAGATCCAGGGCCGGATGTTCGTCTGGCTGAGCTTCTTCATCCTGATCATGGCCGTCGTGTACGGCGTGTGGTCGAAGGAGCCGGCCGGCACCACCGCACTCTTCCTGGCCTTCGGCCTGTCCATCATGATCGGCTTCTACCTGGGCTTCACCGCCCGGCGGGTCGACGCCGGTGCCCAGGACAACAAGGAGGCCGATGTCGCGGACGACGCGGGCGAGCTGGGCTTCTTCAGCCCGCACAGCTGGCAGCCGCTCGCCCTGGGCGTCGGCGGCGCGCTGGCCTTCCTCGGTGTCGCGGTCGGCTGGTGGCTGCTGTACTTCTCGGCGCCGATCATCCTGATCGGTCTGTTCGGCTGGGTGTTCGAGTACTACCACGGTGAGAACCGCACCCAGTAG